A genomic stretch from Puntigrus tetrazona isolate hp1 chromosome 6, ASM1883169v1, whole genome shotgun sequence includes:
- the cldn10d gene encoding claudin-10, whose protein sequence is MRQRTVIMYMEIGCFVSCLFGWVLNCSTLATEYWIVSESASVVLTAGDYYSNLWMDCVSDTTGVSDCKYYPSMMDLPAFLHVSRALAVVSVIFGFWGAVLALVGMKCTKIGGSELANARVTFAAALTYMVSGITGMIVYSWWGEKTRSEFLDPYFLELKFEFGAALFVGWGGSCLLLCGSAVMCFFSWRESFPKRFSKEPRKPPTYMSARTRRTYILPGSSRPATVFIPPSHSYSESRRTRASRGTQENQSLRSVRPSLPPIDSAV, encoded by the exons ATGAGGCAGCGAACGGTGATAATGTACATGGAGATCGGTTGCTTTGTGTCCTGTCTGTTTGGCTGGGTTTTGAATTGTTCCACTCTGGCCACCGAGTACTGGATCGTCTCAGAAAGTGCGTCTGTGGTTCTCACCGCCGGCGATTACTACTCCAATCTCTGGATGGACTGTGTCTCGGACACCACAGGAGTGTCTGACTGTAAATACTACCCCTCCATGATGGATCTGcctg CTTTCCTCCATGTATCCAGGGCCTTGGCTGTCGTCTCTGTGATCTTTGGCTTCTGGGGGGCTGTTCTTGCCCTCGTTGGGATGAAATGCACCAAAATCGGAGGATCTGAGCTCGCCAACGCCAGAGTGAcgtttgcagcagctttaacgTACATGGTGTCAG GGATTACTGGTATGATAGTGTACTCCTGGTGGGGAGAAAAGACACGCTCAGAATTTTTGGATCCATATTTCTTAGAATTAAA GTTTGAGTTCGGTGCAGCTCTGTTCGTTGGTTGGGGAGGTTCCTGTCTGCTTCTATGTGGCAGTGCGGTCATGTGCTTTTTCTCTTGGAGAGAGTCGTTCCCAAAAAG GTTCAGTAAAGAACCCAGAAAACCCCCAACCTACATGTCAGCACGCACCAGACGGACGTACATACTGCCGGGCTCGTCCAGACCCGCTACAGTCTTCATCCCTCCTTCACACTCGTACAGCGAGAGCAGAAGAACCAGAGCCAGTAGAGGAACACAAGAAAACCAGTCTTTAAGGTCCGTCAGACCCAGCCTGCCCCCCATAGACTCGGCTGTGTAA